In a genomic window of Methanosarcina horonobensis HB-1 = JCM 15518:
- a CDS encoding GTP-dependent dephospho-CoA kinase family protein: MSVHIELPRELRPLMKKPLGTLYRGKGRDTVEKFAGELSSPTKLISVGDVTTFHLLEAGIIPDICIVDDRTKRKPVSSNVSARNRDKVYEEVSVDNPAGIITDELIRTLCEAFASEKLLRIFVRGEEDLATLPVILLAPIGAVVLYGQPDEGVVFVEVTKKKKEEIRALFEKLISKNQNNELDKIRRILDGHKNP, from the coding sequence TTGAGTGTTCATATCGAACTTCCGAGAGAACTTCGTCCACTTATGAAAAAACCCCTTGGAACTCTATACAGGGGAAAGGGCAGGGACACGGTAGAGAAGTTTGCAGGGGAGCTTTCAAGCCCCACAAAACTTATATCCGTAGGGGATGTTACTACCTTCCACCTGCTCGAAGCCGGGATTATTCCGGACATCTGTATTGTGGATGACCGCACTAAAAGGAAACCGGTGTCCAGCAATGTTTCGGCCCGGAACAGGGACAAGGTTTACGAAGAAGTTTCGGTTGACAACCCTGCAGGAATTATTACCGATGAGCTTATTAGAACCCTTTGTGAAGCGTTTGCCTCGGAAAAGCTCCTTCGCATCTTTGTAAGAGGAGAAGAGGATCTGGCAACCCTTCCGGTAATTCTTCTGGCTCCAATTGGGGCTGTTGTCCTTTACGGACAGCCCGATGAGGGCGTGGTCTTTGTAGAGGTCACCAAGAAAAAGAAAGAAGAGATAAGGGCTCTTTTTGAGAAGCTTATCAGCAAAAATCAAAATAATGAATTGGATAAAATACGGAGAATTCTAGATGGACATAAAAATCCTTAA
- the spt4 gene encoding transcription elongation factor subunit Spt4 translates to MPEKVCRHCLRVLEGQTCPVCGTSDLAEEWSGLVIILDTERSEIAKKLGVDIPDRFALKVR, encoded by the coding sequence ATGCCAGAAAAAGTCTGTAGACACTGCCTGAGGGTCCTGGAAGGTCAAACGTGTCCTGTTTGCGGAACTTCGGACCTCGCAGAAGAATGGAGTGGACTTGTTATCATCCTTGACACAGAACGCTCGGAGATCGCAAAAAAACTTGGGGTTGACATCCCGGACAGATTTGCTTTGAAGGTGCGCTGA
- a CDS encoding DNA-directed RNA polymerase produces the protein MYKLMKLVDTVRIPPTLLGEEVMPTIKNALREKLEGQVDKKLGSLVAVYNIDEVGEGHILVGDGAVYYDVTFEAVMFYPELQEIIEGEVVEAVGFGVFVGMGPMDGLLHVSQITDDFISYDAKNARLVTKNGGKSITEGDHVRARIIAVSINEREPKESKIGLTMRQTALGRLQWLEEARRKKQSQAVSGEETA, from the coding sequence ATGTATAAATTAATGAAACTCGTTGATACTGTTCGCATTCCTCCCACCCTTCTCGGGGAAGAAGTGATGCCTACCATTAAAAATGCATTAAGGGAAAAACTTGAAGGGCAGGTTGACAAAAAACTTGGCTCTCTCGTTGCTGTTTACAATATTGACGAGGTAGGAGAAGGGCATATCCTCGTCGGAGACGGGGCTGTGTACTATGATGTGACATTCGAAGCAGTAATGTTTTATCCAGAGCTCCAGGAGATTATTGAAGGGGAAGTTGTAGAAGCTGTCGGCTTCGGAGTCTTCGTAGGAATGGGACCAATGGACGGGCTGCTCCATGTCAGCCAGATCACTGACGATTTTATTTCATATGATGCGAAAAATGCAAGGCTTGTTACTAAAAACGGAGGCAAGTCAATTACCGAAGGAGACCATGTAAGAGCCAGAATTATTGCGGTCAGCATCAATGAGAGGGAACCAAAAGAAAGCAAAATAGGACTTACGATGCGACAGACTGCCCTTGGAAGACTGCAGTGGCTCGAAGAAGCCCGCAGAAAGAAGCAGTCCCAGGCAGTCTCAGGTGAAGAGACAGCCTGA
- a CDS encoding PIN domain-containing protein, translating into MKIIIDTNGFMIPVQFGVDIFEELKRLGFNEFYVPEAVVFEIEKLIKREKGSNRTAAKVARSMMERCRRIAGIGPADDVILRLAREMEAAVLTNDIGLKRRLAESGIQTVSLRQKNKLDFV; encoded by the coding sequence TTGAAAATCATAATCGATACTAACGGATTCATGATCCCTGTCCAGTTCGGAGTGGATATTTTCGAAGAACTGAAAAGGCTGGGCTTTAATGAATTCTATGTACCTGAAGCTGTTGTATTCGAGATCGAAAAACTCATAAAGCGGGAAAAAGGTTCAAACAGGACAGCCGCAAAGGTTGCCAGGTCCATGATGGAAAGGTGCAGACGGATCGCAGGCATCGGACCTGCGGATGATGTGATTCTCAGGCTCGCCAGAGAGATGGAAGCGGCTGTTCTGACAAATGATATAGGGTTAAAACGCAGGCTTGCCGAAAGCGGGATCCAGACCGTATCCCTGCGCCAAAAAAACAAACTGGATTTTGTTTGA
- a CDS encoding translation initiation factor IF-2 subunit gamma, whose amino-acid sequence MSQPCVNIGMVGHVDHGKTTLVRALSGVWTDTHSEEVKRGISIRLGYADSPFMKCPKCPEPQCYTVEKTCPNCGETTEEHRTVSFVDAPGHETLMATMLSGAAIMDGAVLVIAANEDCPQPQTKEHLMALDIIGIENIVIVQNKIDLVSRERLIEHYHQIKEFVKGTVAENAPIIPISAQQNINIDILIDALETQIPTPVHKIDKPASMLIARSFDINKPGASIDEIRGGVIGGTLTEGVLHPGDELEIRPGIKVTTEGTTRWIPILTTVSSIFAGATKVEEATPGGLLAVGTYLDPTLTKGDSLTGQMAGAPGTLPETRHQFVMELHLLERVVGVTREEKINEIKTSEPLMLNIGTATTVGVVTSARKNEAQVALKRPISAAVGSRVAISRRIDSRWRLIGVGVIKS is encoded by the coding sequence TTGAGTCAGCCCTGTGTTAATATCGGCATGGTAGGCCATGTCGACCATGGAAAAACCACACTTGTTAGAGCTTTATCCGGCGTGTGGACGGATACGCATAGCGAAGAAGTAAAAAGAGGAATTTCGATAAGATTGGGGTACGCCGATTCCCCATTCATGAAATGCCCGAAATGTCCTGAACCCCAGTGTTATACTGTGGAGAAGACCTGCCCCAATTGCGGAGAAACAACAGAAGAGCACAGGACAGTTTCTTTTGTAGATGCCCCAGGACACGAGACCCTGATGGCAACCATGCTTTCCGGTGCTGCAATTATGGATGGGGCAGTGCTTGTAATTGCCGCAAACGAAGACTGCCCGCAGCCCCAGACAAAGGAACACCTTATGGCTCTGGACATAATAGGAATTGAAAACATCGTCATTGTCCAGAACAAAATCGATCTTGTATCAAGGGAGCGCCTTATCGAGCACTACCACCAGATAAAAGAATTTGTCAAAGGCACGGTTGCCGAAAATGCGCCTATAATCCCGATTTCTGCCCAGCAGAATATTAATATCGATATTCTCATCGATGCTCTGGAAACCCAGATCCCGACTCCGGTTCATAAAATTGACAAGCCTGCTAGCATGCTTATTGCCCGGTCTTTTGACATTAACAAACCCGGAGCTTCAATTGATGAGATCCGCGGTGGAGTTATCGGAGGCACACTCACTGAAGGCGTACTTCATCCGGGAGACGAGCTTGAGATAAGACCAGGAATAAAGGTCACAACAGAAGGCACCACCAGATGGATTCCCATTCTGACAACGGTCTCATCGATTTTTGCAGGAGCAACAAAGGTAGAAGAAGCAACTCCTGGAGGGCTCCTTGCCGTAGGAACTTATCTTGACCCTACCCTGACAAAGGGTGACTCTTTAACAGGACAGATGGCAGGCGCCCCGGGAACTCTTCCAGAAACAAGGCATCAATTTGTCATGGAACTCCACCTTCTCGAGAGAGTAGTGGGAGTTACAAGGGAAGAGAAGATCAATGAAATCAAGACCAGTGAACCCCTTATGCTTAACATAGGAACCGCAACGACTGTAGGTGTGGTCACAAGTGCCCGGAAAAATGAAGCCCAGGTGGCACTCAAGCGCCCGATAAGTGCAGCCGTCGGGTCAAGGGTTGCGATCAGCAGGAGAATTGATTCCCGCTGGCGGCTCATTGGAGTAGGGGTAATAAAAAGTTGA